A region from the Carboxydothermus pertinax genome encodes:
- the spoVB gene encoding stage V sporulation protein B, whose protein sequence is MSLLYGTLVMSFVSFLNRILGFIYQILIVRLLGAEGIGYYNMAYPVFVFLLVVATLGIPLALSQTIAQEGSKNRAESKTLLFFSIIFLLFFSIAVLGVFFFILPFFRNLLFPSEYSFYAFLWLVPSIPVIAASSALRGYFIGLLRWNVPALAQNIEQIVRITVSLALTSAFIKISLKEALCGPSLGVLAGEAVGLLVGLLFLDKKFTFPLRFPVVYLKKIFSLAIPVTLTRIMATLLSALDALLIPKVLVLSGLSFREATATYGLFSGVAMTLLLTPAVITNTLSTTLVPSIAEALGQDNFSLIRKRSFYAFKLSLMAGFPVTALLLLYATPLTSFLFKYPEAGKLLTILALSGPFLYWYQTVTGIFQGLSKPQIPFYIMLVASLVKILVLYFLTIHLGIIGTCLAFGLYHLLLFMLSFFALKLELRFLTGDKTILKVILAFIGSFLLGYEFAKIFSPTIPFNLVLGIFFVGFSYLGLLLLLGGVTSYELNRLFRLFKR, encoded by the coding sequence ATGTCACTTTTATACGGAACTCTTGTCATGAGTTTCGTAAGTTTTCTAAACCGAATTTTGGGGTTTATCTATCAGATTTTAATTGTACGGCTTTTGGGAGCAGAAGGGATTGGTTACTACAATATGGCTTATCCGGTTTTTGTTTTTTTATTAGTGGTCGCAACCCTGGGAATACCTCTGGCTCTGTCCCAAACTATAGCTCAGGAAGGCTCTAAAAACCGTGCTGAGAGTAAAACCCTTCTTTTTTTCTCCATAATCTTCCTTTTATTTTTTAGCATTGCCGTCTTAGGGGTATTTTTTTTCATTCTTCCCTTTTTTCGCAATCTTTTATTTCCTTCGGAATATAGTTTTTATGCTTTTTTATGGCTGGTACCTTCAATACCCGTAATCGCCGCGTCATCAGCTTTAAGGGGATATTTTATCGGACTTTTGCGCTGGAATGTTCCAGCATTGGCGCAAAATATTGAACAAATCGTTAGGATTACAGTATCCTTAGCGTTAACTTCAGCCTTTATTAAAATAAGCTTAAAAGAAGCTCTTTGCGGACCTTCCCTTGGCGTTTTGGCCGGGGAAGCGGTTGGGCTTTTGGTAGGCCTATTATTTTTAGATAAAAAATTTACGTTTCCTCTAAGATTTCCCGTAGTTTATCTCAAAAAAATCTTTTCCTTAGCTATTCCGGTAACCCTTACCCGCATTATGGCAACCCTCCTCTCCGCTTTAGATGCTCTGTTAATTCCCAAAGTTCTGGTCTTATCCGGCCTATCCTTCCGGGAAGCTACAGCCACCTACGGTTTATTTTCGGGGGTAGCGATGACCCTTCTTCTTACTCCAGCGGTAATAACCAATACCCTGTCTACTACTTTAGTTCCCAGTATTGCTGAGGCTCTTGGCCAGGACAACTTTTCTTTAATAAGAAAACGTTCTTTTTATGCCTTTAAGCTATCTTTAATGGCCGGCTTTCCGGTCACCGCCCTCTTACTTCTCTATGCCACTCCCCTTACTTCTTTCCTCTTTAAATACCCGGAAGCCGGAAAGCTTTTAACCATCCTTGCTTTAAGCGGACCTTTTTTGTACTGGTATCAAACCGTAACCGGCATCTTTCAGGGCTTATCAAAACCCCAGATCCCTTTTTACATTATGCTAGTCGCAAGCCTGGTAAAAATTCTCGTTCTCTATTTTCTAACGATCCACCTGGGGATCATCGGTACGTGCCTTGCCTTCGGTCTTTACCACCTTCTTTTATTTATGCTAAGTTTTTTTGCCCTAAAGCTCGAACTTCGTTTCCTAACCGGCGATAAAACTATTTTAAAGGTTATCTTAGCCTTTATTGGCTCTTTCCTTTTAGGTTATGAATTTGCTAAAATTTTTAGCCCCACAATCCCTTTTAACCTTGTCCTGGGAATTTTCTTTGTCGGATTTTCTTACCTTGGGCTCTTGCTTCTCCTGGGCGGGGTCACCTCATATGAACTAAACCGCTTATTTCGTCTCTTTAAGCGATAG
- the fusA gene encoding elongation factor G, translating to MRSYPTEFLRNIGIFAHSGAGKTSLTEALLYNTGVLSRMGRVEDGNTVSDYHPEEIKRKVTIHSSLVPCEWNNHKLNFIDTPGYADFIGEVKSVLKVVEGAIFVVCAASGVEIQTEVVWNLADNAGLPRFVFINKIDRENASFEKTLNQIREILSSKVVPLQIPIGEGENFKGYIDILKNKAYLFDGKSLKESAVPADYEDKVMEAWMQLTEAAAENDDELLMMYLDGAELTPEQVAFGLKKGVMAGKVYPLFVGSATKNIGIKDLLNAACELLPPPPKHYDHPVAYVFKTLADPYVGRINFVKVLGGALKPETTLYNFKKDKPEKIGHILYMRGKEQAQTEEVPAGDIACLIKLTETGTGDVLSLKDKPVEIEPIDYPTPNMTIAILPKSKNDEDRLSTALHRALEEDPTLRLEKNLETHQNLLSGMGELHLEIVLESIKRKFGVEVVTEELRVPYRETIRKTVQVEGKYKKQTGGRGQYGHVWLRLEPLPDKEFEFGEEIFGGAVPKQYFPAVEKGIREALNEGVLAGYKVMNVRAVLYDGSYHPVDSSEMAFKIAASQAFKKGVREANPVILEPIMEVEVTVPEQFMGDVISDFNGKRGHVLGMETQGRWAKVKAHVPYAEMLKYNIDLKAMTQARGFYTMTFSHYQEVPPKLQEEIIKKANLNKKEEE from the coding sequence ATGAGAAGCTACCCAACAGAGTTTTTAAGGAACATCGGTATCTTTGCCCACAGCGGGGCGGGCAAGACCAGTCTTACCGAAGCTTTGCTCTACAATACCGGGGTTTTAAGCCGTATGGGCCGGGTGGAAGACGGCAATACGGTTTCCGACTATCATCCAGAGGAAATTAAAAGGAAGGTGACCATTCACTCTTCCCTTGTGCCCTGTGAGTGGAACAATCACAAGTTAAACTTTATCGATACTCCCGGGTATGCGGATTTTATTGGTGAGGTAAAAAGTGTCTTAAAAGTAGTAGAAGGGGCAATTTTCGTGGTTTGCGCGGCATCCGGCGTGGAGATTCAGACGGAAGTGGTCTGGAATCTTGCAGACAATGCTGGTTTGCCGCGTTTTGTATTTATAAATAAAATTGACCGGGAAAATGCCAGTTTTGAGAAAACTTTAAACCAGATACGGGAGATTCTTTCCTCCAAAGTCGTACCTTTGCAGATACCAATTGGCGAAGGGGAAAACTTTAAAGGATATATAGATATCCTCAAAAATAAGGCGTACCTTTTTGATGGAAAAAGCCTAAAAGAAAGCGCCGTCCCCGCTGATTATGAGGATAAAGTTATGGAAGCCTGGATGCAATTAACGGAAGCTGCTGCGGAAAATGACGATGAGCTCCTAATGATGTATTTAGATGGTGCAGAATTAACTCCGGAACAGGTAGCTTTTGGTTTGAAAAAAGGGGTCATGGCGGGGAAAGTTTATCCCCTTTTTGTGGGTTCTGCTACAAAAAATATCGGAATTAAAGATTTGTTAAATGCCGCTTGTGAGCTCTTGCCGCCTCCCCCAAAACATTACGACCATCCAGTAGCGTATGTGTTTAAAACTTTAGCTGACCCCTATGTTGGCAGAATTAACTTTGTGAAAGTTTTGGGTGGAGCTTTAAAGCCTGAGACCACTCTTTATAACTTTAAAAAAGACAAACCGGAAAAAATTGGTCATATCCTCTATATGCGGGGAAAAGAGCAGGCGCAAACTGAAGAAGTACCGGCCGGAGATATTGCTTGCTTAATTAAACTTACCGAAACCGGTACCGGCGATGTTTTAAGTTTAAAAGATAAGCCTGTCGAGATTGAACCGATAGATTATCCTACTCCCAACATGACCATTGCCATTCTCCCCAAAAGTAAAAACGATGAAGACCGCCTTTCTACCGCTCTCCATCGTGCCTTGGAAGAAGACCCAACCCTTAGACTTGAGAAAAACTTGGAGACCCACCAGAACCTCCTTTCGGGGATGGGAGAACTTCATTTAGAAATTGTTTTAGAGTCAATTAAGAGAAAATTTGGCGTTGAAGTTGTTACTGAAGAACTGAGAGTACCTTACCGGGAAACGATTAGGAAAACGGTACAGGTGGAAGGCAAATATAAAAAGCAAACCGGAGGTCGGGGGCAGTACGGCCATGTGTGGCTGCGTTTAGAGCCGCTTCCCGATAAAGAATTTGAATTTGGGGAAGAGATTTTTGGCGGGGCAGTTCCCAAACAGTACTTTCCGGCGGTGGAAAAAGGTATCCGGGAAGCGTTAAATGAAGGGGTACTGGCCGGTTATAAAGTGATGAATGTGCGCGCAGTACTGTATGACGGCTCCTATCACCCGGTCGATTCTTCGGAGATGGCCTTTAAGATTGCTGCCAGTCAAGCCTTTAAAAAAGGTGTACGGGAAGCCAATCCGGTAATTTTAGAGCCGATTATGGAAGTGGAAGTTACCGTACCGGAGCAGTTTATGGGGGATGTGATTAGCGACTTTAACGGCAAACGGGGTCATGTCTTAGGAATGGAAACTCAGGGCCGCTGGGCTAAAGTTAAAGCCCATGTTCCCTATGCCGAAATGTTAAAATACAATATTGACCTAAAAGCCATGACCCAGGCTCGGGGCTTTTATACTATGACCTTTAGCCATTATCAGGAAGTACCGCCTAAACTGCAGGAAGAAATTATCAAAAAAGCAAACTTAAATAAAAAAGAGGAAGAATAA
- a CDS encoding flagellar motor protein has product MEIMVVLGVVLAFASLITGFLMEGGTISALVAPSAALIIFGGTIGASIVAFSTEEVLAIPKYFKIMLTQKLPNELEVVKQIVTLSQKARREGLLALENDLPNIKDDFLRRGLQLIVDGTDPELFRSILENEIYAIAERHRAGAEFFEAAGGYAPTMGIIGTVMGLVHVLGQLSTPDKLGPAIAMAFTATLYGVSSANILWLPFSAKLKNLSKKELLIREMMLEGLVSLQEGHNPLLIEEKLRSFLKPKLREQNLKEGKGELNEAASA; this is encoded by the coding sequence ATGGAGATAATGGTTGTTTTAGGTGTAGTTTTAGCTTTTGCCTCATTAATTACGGGATTTTTAATGGAAGGGGGTACTATTTCTGCTCTGGTAGCACCTTCAGCGGCTTTAATAATTTTTGGGGGAACAATTGGGGCCAGTATCGTGGCTTTTTCGACGGAAGAAGTATTAGCAATTCCCAAATATTTTAAAATCATGCTTACCCAGAAACTACCTAATGAATTAGAAGTAGTTAAACAAATTGTAACGTTATCCCAAAAAGCCCGGCGGGAAGGTTTACTAGCCTTAGAAAATGACCTGCCTAACATTAAAGATGATTTTCTGCGGCGGGGTTTGCAGTTAATCGTTGATGGTACCGACCCTGAGCTGTTCCGTTCAATCCTAGAAAACGAAATTTACGCCATAGCCGAAAGACACCGGGCAGGAGCCGAATTTTTTGAAGCGGCCGGAGGGTATGCTCCGACCATGGGGATTATCGGTACGGTGATGGGATTGGTGCACGTTTTAGGGCAACTTTCTACTCCGGACAAACTCGGTCCGGCCATTGCGATGGCTTTTACAGCAACTTTATATGGGGTTTCATCGGCTAACATTTTGTGGCTACCTTTTTCGGCAAAGCTCAAAAATTTAAGTAAAAAAGAACTGTTAATTCGGGAAATGATGTTAGAAGGTTTAGTTTCTTTACAGGAAGGTCACAACCCCTTGTTGATTGAAGAGAAACTTCGGTCATTCTTAAAACCCAAACTTAGGGAGCAAAACCTAAAAGAAGGTAAAGGTGAATTAAATGAAGCGGCGTCCGCATGA
- a CDS encoding OmpA/MotB family protein, producing the protein MKRRPHEGKKPNHERWLITYADMITLLMVMFIVLYALSNVDANKFRALADSLSKALGGGGIVLTNVGPDVVTGSNASVSGSMGKSNNEQLPAVDEKDLKETANLAIIKTKVESYIKAKGLNASVTATLEERGVVISFKDAILFKLGSAELTPKARTIVRQIGEILLPLPNYIRIEGHTDNLPIKTSKYPSNWELSTARATSVVHELIDELNFPPYRLSAIGYGEYRPKVPNNSEQNRQKNRRVDIVILKTKYDVAEPKSEKSAGSK; encoded by the coding sequence ATGAAGCGGCGTCCGCATGAGGGAAAAAAGCCAAATCACGAGCGCTGGTTAATTACTTACGCTGATATGATTACGCTTTTAATGGTAATGTTTATAGTTTTATATGCCCTTTCTAATGTGGATGCGAATAAGTTTAGAGCTCTGGCGGACTCACTAAGTAAAGCTTTAGGGGGAGGAGGAATAGTTTTAACTAACGTTGGACCCGATGTGGTAACTGGGAGTAATGCAAGTGTAAGCGGCAGTATGGGCAAGTCCAATAACGAACAATTACCAGCGGTCGATGAAAAAGATTTAAAAGAAACCGCTAATTTGGCAATTATCAAGACAAAGGTAGAATCGTACATAAAAGCCAAAGGTTTAAACGCCAGCGTTACAGCGACCCTGGAAGAAAGGGGAGTGGTTATATCCTTTAAAGATGCCATTTTGTTTAAATTAGGCTCGGCAGAACTTACTCCCAAAGCTCGAACTATAGTCAGACAGATTGGAGAAATTTTACTTCCTTTACCCAATTATATCCGAATTGAAGGACATACCGATAACTTGCCGATTAAAACCAGTAAATATCCATCTAATTGGGAGCTTTCAACGGCACGGGCGACCTCGGTAGTACATGAGTTAATCGATGAACTGAATTTTCCTCCTTATCGCTTATCGGCGATAGGGTACGGGGAGTATCGGCCAAAAGTGCCCAATAATTCGGAACAAAACCGCCAAAAAAATCGCCGGGTTGATATAGTTATTTTAAAAACAAAGTATGATGTGGCCGAACCAAAGAGTGAAAAATCTGCGGGAAGTAAATAA
- a CDS encoding methyl-accepting chemotaxis protein produces the protein MGGFKLRLSIRAKLFILTFILASMMVIGGTGAVFSTYLVNQSHEKQNKELLGELQRLGEIKTSLFQFFNSTNDYLLFPNSQRLAEVKKNYREISNLLTSAKKLAHSSEEKQQYDEIASILNKSQNLLEKNAINTNFEQRQTAMNMLQTNARNILHHLNKLEDIAKQEDNKAREKLLKIFKVAAGAVGGSTALAAILAMTIGYFITNPLIVSLQKLRETVRKVEEGCLNCTVEIKQNDELGDLSNDLNNMILKLNSLISTITSELENLYGVSDQVASAAEQVSKGAVEQAAQVQGATTAVDEIVRGIQEAANQAANAAKVSEETMMQAQTGAKTVSQLNDSMEKINREINNLGNNIYRITEFLAVIEDIAEQTSLLALNAAIEAARAGEHGRGFAVVAENVRKLAERSAKSTKEIEQLVAEIQKSSRETFAALHDGNEMVNKNKESFNQILNAVNSVVAMIEEIAKYGNDVATRASQTIEMINSISAVTQETAATTEELAATSHTLVETSNKIKAQIAYFNTSN, from the coding sequence ATGGGGGGATTTAAACTTCGGTTAAGCATCCGGGCCAAACTTTTTATCCTGACTTTTATCTTGGCTTCGATGATGGTAATTGGAGGAACGGGTGCGGTATTTTCTACCTATTTGGTTAACCAAAGCCATGAAAAGCAAAACAAAGAGCTTTTAGGAGAGCTTCAACGGTTAGGGGAAATAAAAACCTCTCTTTTTCAGTTTTTTAACTCTACCAACGATTACCTCCTTTTTCCTAATTCTCAAAGGCTGGCGGAGGTGAAGAAAAACTATCGGGAAATTTCTAATCTTTTGACCTCTGCCAAAAAATTGGCCCACAGCAGTGAAGAAAAGCAACAATATGATGAAATTGCATCGATTTTAAATAAATCCCAAAATTTATTAGAAAAAAATGCTATTAATACTAATTTCGAACAACGACAAACCGCAATGAATATGCTCCAAACCAATGCCAGGAATATCTTACATCACTTAAATAAACTGGAAGATATTGCTAAACAAGAAGATAACAAGGCACGGGAAAAACTTTTAAAAATCTTTAAAGTCGCAGCCGGAGCGGTGGGAGGTAGTACCGCTTTAGCGGCAATCTTAGCGATGACCATTGGGTATTTTATTACCAATCCCCTTATTGTTTCTCTACAAAAATTAAGAGAGACGGTGCGCAAGGTTGAAGAAGGTTGTCTTAATTGTACGGTTGAAATTAAACAAAATGATGAATTAGGGGATTTATCGAATGACTTAAATAACATGATCTTAAAGTTAAATAGTCTAATTTCCACAATAACTTCGGAGCTAGAAAACTTATACGGGGTTTCCGACCAGGTAGCTTCAGCGGCGGAACAAGTATCTAAAGGGGCGGTTGAACAAGCCGCCCAGGTCCAAGGTGCCACCACGGCAGTAGATGAGATTGTTCGCGGAATTCAGGAAGCCGCCAATCAAGCGGCTAATGCTGCTAAAGTTTCAGAAGAAACGATGATGCAAGCGCAAACCGGAGCAAAAACCGTATCCCAATTAAACGATAGTATGGAAAAAATTAACCGCGAGATAAATAATTTGGGAAATAATATTTACCGAATTACCGAGTTTTTGGCAGTTATTGAAGATATTGCTGAACAAACAAGCCTTTTAGCTCTTAATGCGGCCATTGAAGCAGCTCGGGCCGGTGAACATGGCCGGGGATTTGCGGTGGTGGCGGAAAATGTAAGAAAGCTTGCCGAACGTTCTGCTAAATCCACCAAAGAAATAGAACAACTGGTGGCGGAAATTCAAAAGAGCAGTAGGGAAACTTTTGCTGCCCTCCATGATGGTAATGAAATGGTTAACAAAAATAAAGAATCTTTTAACCAGATTTTAAATGCCGTTAATTCCGTAGTCGCAATGATTGAAGAAATAGCAAAATACGGCAATGATGTGGCAACGCGTGCCAGCCAAACCATTGAAATGATTAACTCGATTTCTGCAGTTACCCAGGAAACCGCAGCTACCACGGAAGAACTGGCGGCTACTTCTCATACTTTGGTTGAAACTTCCAATAAGATCAAGGCCCAAATAGCTTATTTTAATACCAGCAATTAA
- a CDS encoding chemotaxis protein CheW, whose product MTENLTKKSEAQIVIFTLNQQQYGVDIAQVFEIIRMTDITKIPNTPYFVEGVINLRGKIIPVIDLRKRLGMPEVERDKATRIIVVDVDGLTVGMIVDSVMEVFRLNDVEIESTPSMINDIDSSFIQGIAIKDERMIILLDLNRVLKGEEKEALANL is encoded by the coding sequence ATGACTGAAAATCTAACAAAAAAAAGTGAAGCGCAAATTGTAATTTTTACATTAAATCAACAACAATACGGCGTAGATATCGCTCAGGTGTTTGAAATTATCCGTATGACGGATATTACCAAAATTCCCAATACCCCTTATTTTGTGGAAGGAGTAATTAACTTAAGGGGAAAAATTATCCCGGTTATTGATTTAAGAAAACGCTTAGGTATGCCCGAAGTAGAGCGAGATAAAGCTACCAGGATAATAGTTGTGGATGTGGATGGCCTAACGGTGGGCATGATTGTGGACTCGGTGATGGAAGTATTTCGTTTAAACGATGTGGAAATCGAATCAACTCCCTCCATGATTAACGATATCGATTCGTCTTTTATTCAGGGGATTGCCATTAAAGACGAGCGGATGATTATCTTACTGGATTTAAATCGGGTCTTAAAGGGTGAAGAAAAGGAAGCTTTAGCAAATCTGTAA
- a CDS encoding chemotaxis protein CheA produces MVFSDAEMAVFLDELEEKIQVLTDNLLLLEQSGEDDPKVLQEIFRAAHTIKGSSAVMGFTKMSSLTHEIENIFDKMRNNELKPTSSLINILFEALDALKILRDEIVTENAEKYDTTEIIAKLKEAIMGTGAKSPETYAPKGETAEFSGEEIEKIREFELKGYQLSEIKVYLDPAAVMKSVRAFIVLQQLKELGTVIKTVPSEEILVKTEDFNDFIVYLATNEDDDRLQNILLTIPEVERVEISAKQLEDNIEARNEEKKVEKTDVKDIVSEKTATVEKPAAEVKTKTSAVAPAEEKKVTQTVRVDVQKLDTLMNLVGELVIDRTRLLSVIDKLYTLSRENNELVETLAEVSSHVGQITTDLQDVIMKARMLPIAQVFNRFPRMVRDLAQKLNKEVEFIVEGKETELDRNVIEVIGDPLIHLIRNALDHGIELPEEREKIGKPRTGRLRLAAAYLENNIVITVEDDGRGIDPQAVRAKAIEQGIISERDAEMLSDKEAIKLIFRSGLSTAQKVNDISGRGVGMDIVKSQIEQINGEVQVESQVGKGTTFTIRLPLTLAIIRALLVEHQGQIYAFPLNFVQETLIADQNEFRKVSGYDVMLLRGKVLPLISLSKLFNLPEEQEQKQWYFVVILGTGNHRLGVIVDNLLGEQEIVIKSLGEYLGQVKGLSGATILGDGRIGLIIDARGILQDNEIGELNVAV; encoded by the coding sequence ATGGTGTTTTCCGATGCGGAAATGGCGGTTTTTTTAGATGAACTGGAAGAAAAAATTCAGGTATTAACCGATAATTTACTTTTGTTAGAACAGTCCGGAGAAGATGACCCCAAAGTTTTACAGGAAATCTTCAGGGCTGCTCATACCATTAAAGGTTCTTCGGCGGTAATGGGTTTTACCAAGATGTCTTCCCTTACCCATGAAATTGAAAATATCTTTGATAAGATGCGAAATAACGAATTAAAGCCCACTTCTTCCCTCATAAACATCCTTTTTGAAGCTTTAGATGCATTAAAAATTTTAAGGGATGAAATCGTTACCGAAAATGCGGAAAAGTATGATACTACCGAGATCATTGCCAAACTTAAAGAAGCTATTATGGGTACGGGAGCTAAATCTCCCGAAACTTATGCTCCTAAAGGGGAGACTGCGGAATTTTCTGGGGAAGAAATAGAAAAAATTAGGGAATTTGAGTTAAAAGGGTATCAGCTATCTGAAATCAAGGTATACCTTGATCCTGCTGCGGTAATGAAATCGGTCCGGGCATTTATCGTATTGCAGCAATTAAAGGAGCTCGGAACGGTGATCAAAACCGTTCCTTCCGAGGAAATTTTAGTAAAAACTGAAGATTTCAACGATTTTATCGTTTATTTGGCAACAAACGAAGATGACGACCGTCTGCAAAACATCTTATTAACCATCCCGGAAGTAGAACGGGTGGAAATTAGCGCTAAACAGTTAGAAGATAACATAGAAGCAAGAAATGAGGAAAAAAAGGTAGAAAAAACTGACGTAAAAGATATAGTTTCGGAAAAAACAGCAACGGTGGAAAAGCCGGCAGCAGAGGTAAAAACTAAAACTTCCGCTGTAGCTCCAGCGGAGGAGAAAAAGGTAACGCAGACCGTTCGGGTGGACGTTCAGAAGCTAGACACATTAATGAACCTGGTGGGCGAATTGGTCATTGACCGGACTCGTCTTTTAAGTGTCATTGATAAACTTTATACTCTCAGCCGGGAAAATAATGAATTAGTAGAGACCTTAGCGGAAGTATCCTCCCATGTCGGACAAATTACTACCGATTTGCAGGATGTAATTATGAAAGCCCGAATGTTGCCAATAGCTCAGGTCTTTAACCGCTTTCCTCGCATGGTACGGGATTTGGCCCAGAAGCTTAATAAAGAAGTTGAGTTTATTGTAGAAGGTAAGGAAACGGAGCTGGACCGAAACGTCATCGAAGTAATCGGGGACCCGTTAATTCATTTAATTAGAAATGCATTGGACCACGGGATAGAGCTTCCGGAAGAACGGGAAAAAATTGGTAAGCCACGGACTGGCCGTCTGCGGCTGGCGGCAGCTTACCTGGAAAATAATATTGTCATAACTGTAGAGGACGACGGTCGGGGTATAGACCCGCAAGCAGTTCGAGCTAAAGCCATCGAACAAGGAATTATTTCTGAGCGCGACGCAGAAATGCTATCCGATAAAGAGGCCATTAAACTAATCTTCCGTTCGGGACTTTCGACAGCCCAGAAGGTTAATGATATTTCCGGCCGGGGCGTAGGTATGGATATAGTGAAATCCCAGATCGAGCAGATAAACGGCGAGGTCCAGGTGGAAAGCCAGGTAGGGAAAGGGACAACGTTTACCATTCGCCTGCCCCTTACTTTGGCAATTATCCGGGCTCTTTTAGTAGAGCATCAAGGGCAAATCTATGCATTTCCCTTAAATTTTGTGCAGGAAACCTTAATTGCCGATCAAAACGAGTTTCGAAAGGTTTCCGGTTATGATGTGATGTTATTACGGGGCAAGGTGCTGCCGCTAATTTCCCTGTCCAAGCTCTTTAATCTGCCCGAAGAGCAGGAGCAAAAACAATGGTATTTTGTGGTAATCTTAGGTACCGGCAATCACCGGCTGGGCGTGATTGTTGATAACCTTTTGGGTGAACAGGAAATTGTGATTAAATCCCTGGGGGAATACCTCGGTCAGGTCAAGGGTCTATCGGGAGCTACAATCCTTGGCGATGGCCGGATCGGTCTAATCATCGATGCTCGAGGAATTTTGCAGGATAATGAAATAGGTGAATTAAATGTCGCGGTATAA
- a CDS encoding protein-glutamate methylesterase/protein-glutamine glutaminase: protein MSRYKLFIVDDSALIRLRLKTSLALWPEIQIVGEAENGQEALKKIPLVKPDVVTLDLEMPVLDGLSTLKELNRVYPVPVIMLSSLTTQGAKATIEALENGAVDFIPKDGDWNKVILELTEKVKIAALAKKQPNLLTGETLGVKSLTLGKNGRQLVVIGASTGGPPALREIIPKLPATFPSPIVIIQHITRGFSKPLADQLARVSRLKVKEAEKDEQLLPGTVYVAPAGYTFKIEKHGGSLTAKVIEPVEYLPAHFYPSVDEAMLSAAEVAGSKTIGVLLTGMGRDGAIGMKAIKEQGGYTIAQDEETSVVYGMPKAAVEIGGVSKVLPLAAIAEEIAANI from the coding sequence ATGTCGCGGTATAAGCTTTTTATTGTGGATGATTCGGCCTTAATCCGCCTCCGGCTGAAAACAAGTCTTGCTTTATGGCCCGAAATCCAGATAGTTGGGGAAGCGGAAAATGGTCAGGAAGCTTTAAAGAAAATCCCGTTGGTTAAGCCCGATGTAGTTACGCTGGATTTAGAAATGCCGGTACTGGATGGCCTAAGCACCCTGAAAGAGTTAAATAGGGTTTATCCGGTACCGGTGATCATGCTTTCTTCTTTAACTACCCAGGGGGCTAAGGCTACTATTGAGGCCCTGGAAAACGGGGCTGTAGATTTTATACCCAAAGACGGCGATTGGAACAAAGTTATTTTGGAACTTACGGAAAAGGTGAAAATAGCTGCATTAGCCAAAAAGCAGCCAAATCTTCTTACCGGGGAAACGCTGGGAGTAAAAAGCCTAACCCTTGGAAAAAACGGCCGGCAGTTAGTGGTGATAGGGGCTTCGACCGGCGGTCCTCCGGCTTTAAGAGAAATTATACCTAAACTTCCAGCAACGTTTCCGTCTCCGATAGTAATCATTCAGCATATTACCCGCGGATTTAGTAAACCACTGGCAGACCAGCTGGCCAGAGTTTCCCGGCTAAAGGTAAAGGAAGCGGAAAAGGACGAGCAGTTACTGCCGGGGACGGTTTATGTGGCCCCTGCCGGTTATACCTTTAAAATTGAAAAACACGGTGGTAGTTTAACCGCCAAAGTTATTGAGCCGGTGGAATACCTGCCGGCTCATTTCTACCCGTCGGTGGATGAGGCGATGCTTTCGGCAGCGGAAGTGGCGGGCAGTAAAACCATAGGAGTTTTGCTAACGGGTATGGGAAGGGATGGAGCGATCGGGATGAAAGCTATCAAAGAACAGGGTGGCTATACCATTGCTCAGGACGAGGAAACTTCGGTAGTTTACGGTATGCCAAAAGCGGCGGTAGAAATTGGTGGGGTTTCTAAGGTTTTGCCCCTGGCGGCAATTGCTGAAGAAATTGCCGCCAATATCTAA
- the flgM gene encoding flagellar biosynthesis anti-sigma factor FlgM, whose product MRISRVDFKNVVELYTKAIPSVARIEKSKTDEVVLTESGQEILKLRKKLAEIPEVREELVSKIKEKILSGEYQIDVEKLAAKLKEWGEF is encoded by the coding sequence ATGCGGATAAGTCGGGTAGATTTTAAAAATGTAGTGGAGCTTTACACTAAAGCGATTCCTTCGGTGGCACGGATCGAGAAAAGTAAAACCGATGAGGTTGTTTTAACCGAAAGCGGCCAGGAAATCCTTAAACTCAGGAAAAAACTTGCGGAAATTCCCGAAGTGCGGGAAGAATTGGTAAGTAAAATAAAAGAAAAGATTTTATCCGGTGAGTACCAAATTGACGTAGAAAAATTGGCCGCAAAGTTAAAAGAATGGGGCGAATTTTAA